Proteins encoded within one genomic window of Kibdelosporangium phytohabitans:
- a CDS encoding DUF2165 domain-containing protein: protein MINRFGSLRTAIAVATGIVTLYMGLVVLNNVTDFPTNRAFVVHVLAMDTTFQSPNTMWRAITNSTVALLVYIAIIAWEVLTAVVLGIGFVKGVRGSDGARSYGTVGFLMMMALFGAGFIAIGGEWFQMWQSQQWNGLQPATFNFLIASAGLILTRMHDRAPAVT from the coding sequence ATGATCAACCGGTTCGGCAGCCTGCGGACGGCCATCGCGGTGGCCACCGGCATCGTCACCCTCTACATGGGACTCGTCGTCCTCAACAACGTCACCGATTTCCCCACCAACCGGGCGTTCGTCGTGCACGTCCTCGCGATGGACACCACGTTCCAGTCGCCGAACACGATGTGGCGTGCGATCACCAACTCGACGGTCGCCCTGCTCGTGTACATCGCGATCATCGCGTGGGAGGTGCTCACCGCCGTCGTCCTCGGCATCGGCTTCGTCAAGGGTGTGCGCGGCAGCGACGGCGCTCGTTCCTACGGAACTGTCGGATTCCTGATGATGATGGCGTTGTTCGGCGCCGGGTTCATCGCGATCGGCGGTGAGTGGTTCCAGATGTGGCAGTCGCAGCAGTGGAACGGACTGCAGCCCGCCACCTTCAACTTCCTGATCGCGTCCGCCGGGCTCATCCTCACCCGAATGCATGATCGCGCGCCGGCCGTGACCTGA
- a CDS encoding phosphatidylinositol-specific phospholipase C/glycerophosphodiester phosphodiesterase family protein, with translation MRSVTVILSVFALILGLFSGVASAKPQVRPLPQAHAHNDYEHTRPLFDALDHGFASVEADIYLVDGQLLVGHDPDDLTPERTLQSLYLDPLYKRVIANAGSVYRGKPFAFQLLIDIKTNGVAAYTELDKVMRRYPLLFTQYINGFVLRGPVTAVISGDRPRDLMASQRYRQAFYDGRIANPDDLGPGSDARMTPLVSDNWTNLFKWNGTGEFPAAERDKLRHIVSVAHRAGQRVRFWATPDAPGAAREAIWTELRKAGVDHINTDDLAGLQAFLSR, from the coding sequence ATGCGGTCAGTGACAGTGATTTTGAGCGTGTTCGCGCTGATTCTCGGCCTGTTCTCCGGCGTAGCGTCAGCCAAGCCACAGGTGCGCCCGTTGCCGCAGGCGCACGCGCACAACGACTACGAGCACACGCGTCCCCTGTTCGACGCGCTCGACCACGGCTTCGCAAGCGTGGAGGCGGACATTTACCTGGTCGACGGCCAACTGCTCGTCGGCCACGACCCGGACGACCTCACGCCGGAGCGGACACTCCAGTCGCTCTACCTGGACCCGCTGTACAAGCGCGTGATAGCCAACGCCGGCTCGGTGTACCGCGGCAAACCCTTCGCCTTCCAACTGCTGATCGACATCAAGACCAACGGCGTGGCGGCGTACACAGAGCTGGACAAGGTCATGCGCCGGTACCCGCTGCTGTTCACCCAGTACATCAACGGTTTCGTGCTGCGCGGACCGGTCACAGCCGTCATCTCCGGCGACCGCCCGCGCGACCTGATGGCGTCGCAGCGCTACCGCCAAGCCTTCTACGACGGCCGGATCGCGAACCCGGACGACCTCGGCCCAGGATCGGACGCCCGGATGACCCCGCTGGTGTCCGACAACTGGACGAACTTGTTCAAGTGGAACGGCACCGGCGAGTTCCCGGCGGCCGAGCGCGACAAGTTGCGTCACATCGTTTCCGTCGCCCACAGGGCCGGTCAACGGGTTCGGTTCTGGGCGACTCCGGACGCCCCCGGCGCCGCGCGCGAGGCGATCTGGACCGAGCTGCGCAAGGCGGGAGTCGACCACATCAACACCGACGACCTGGCCGGGTTGCAGGCGTTCCTGAGCCGCTGA
- a CDS encoding SDR family NAD(P)-dependent oxidoreductase, with protein MNSPKVWLITGANSGFGRAISEAATAAGDVVVGTARKPGAETIQLDVTDTAVIPSVVDEVVARHGRIDVLVNNAGRGQVGAAEETTDEELRSLFDVHVFGPAALTRAVLPHMREQGSGAIVQMSSFGGQVSPPGFSAYCATKFALEGFSAALAAEVGPLGIKVLIVEPGAFRTSFSGGGLHESAEIDVYEPTVGPTRRMIKGINGTQPGDPAKAAAAILTALNAEDTPLRLPLGDDAVDGISAHLESVRTELAAWEHLSRSTNFDA; from the coding sequence ATGAACTCACCCAAGGTCTGGCTGATCACTGGGGCGAACAGCGGCTTCGGCCGCGCGATCAGCGAAGCGGCCACCGCGGCCGGTGACGTCGTCGTGGGGACGGCGCGCAAACCCGGTGCGGAAACCATCCAGCTCGACGTCACCGACACCGCGGTGATCCCCAGCGTCGTCGACGAGGTCGTGGCGCGTCACGGACGCATCGACGTCCTGGTCAACAACGCTGGGCGCGGTCAGGTCGGCGCGGCGGAGGAGACCACTGACGAGGAACTGCGGTCCCTGTTCGACGTGCACGTCTTCGGCCCGGCCGCCTTGACCAGGGCGGTCCTGCCGCACATGCGTGAACAGGGCAGCGGCGCGATCGTGCAGATGTCCAGTTTCGGCGGTCAGGTGTCGCCGCCCGGCTTCTCCGCGTACTGCGCGACGAAGTTCGCGCTGGAGGGGTTTTCCGCGGCACTCGCCGCTGAGGTCGGCCCGCTCGGCATCAAGGTTCTCATCGTCGAGCCCGGTGCGTTCCGGACTTCCTTCTCCGGCGGCGGTCTCCACGAGAGCGCGGAGATCGACGTCTACGAACCCACCGTCGGCCCAACTCGCCGGATGATCAAGGGCATCAACGGGACCCAGCCCGGTGATCCGGCCAAGGCTGCCGCCGCGATCCTCACGGCGTTGAACGCCGAGGACACTCCGCTGCGGTTGCCGCTGGGCGATGACGCGGTCGACGGCATCAGCGCGCATCTGGAATCTGTCCGCACCGAACTCGCGGCGTGGGAGCACCTGTCCCGCTCAACGAACTTCGACGCGTGA
- a CDS encoding sigma factor-like helix-turn-helix DNA-binding protein, translating into MSLGAIVLGTIKPVVVRYCRARIGRRDGSFAVADLVARESLYAVLRALPEGDEPLLAVTYRIAAELVDEELDGAAGCPDSQLDVAALPVGEREVIVLRVLCGLTAEQTAEATGNAPSAVRLLQHRALEKLRKAAQVDGHVTRFGHGPVMETLSERG; encoded by the coding sequence ATGAGTCTCGGTGCCATCGTTCTGGGAACGATCAAGCCCGTTGTGGTGCGGTACTGCCGCGCGCGGATCGGCAGGCGGGACGGGTCGTTCGCGGTCGCGGACCTCGTCGCGCGTGAATCGTTGTACGCCGTTCTGCGTGCGCTTCCCGAAGGGGACGAACCATTGCTGGCGGTCACTTACCGGATAGCCGCCGAATTGGTTGACGAAGAACTGGACGGTGCCGCCGGCTGCCCTGACTCGCAGCTGGATGTGGCTGCCCTGCCCGTCGGCGAACGGGAAGTGATCGTTCTCCGTGTCCTGTGCGGGCTGACCGCCGAGCAGACCGCGGAGGCCACTGGGAACGCTCCCTCGGCTGTCCGCCTTCTCCAGCACCGTGCGCTGGAGAAACTTCGAAAAGCAGCCCAAGTGGACGGACATGTGACACGATTCGGTCACGGGCCTGTCATGGAAACGCTCAGTGAGCGCGGCTGA
- a CDS encoding SPFH domain-containing protein, which produces MDAIGIGAGVLIGVVLLVILIILFMVSRLFRKIEQGKALIISKVRNVHVTFTGAIVLPVLHRAEVMDISVKTIEINRAGHEGLICKDNIRADIRITFFVRVNKTAEDVIKVAQAIGTARASDESTLQALFNAKFSEALKTVGKQLDFVDLYTKRDEFRDQIIRVIGTDLNGYSLEDAAIDFLEQTPMSHLDPANILDAQGIRKITELTAIEHVRTNEYQRNEEKEITRQNVDAREQILELERRQADAEAKQNREVQTVRAREEAEITKVQAEERLKAHTANLRTEEQLGVQDENRAREIAVAAKNKERVIAIETERIEKDRQLEVIARERETELSRIGKDKELEAEKRAIAEVIRERIAVDKTVAEQEETIKRLRAVEEAERMRQALVIQAEAEAQEKLVKDIKAAEAAEQAAKYDARRELALAEARQQAAELDTRAKIRLAEGAQAQAAAEGLASVQVRERDADAIEKVGRAEAVVEREKALAKAEATSKIGLAEAGVDREKAVAVAEALREKLKGEAEGLTEKAAALAAMNDATREHEEFRLRLEMEKDIRLAGLDAQRKVAESQASVIAAGLEKADIDIVGGDTMFFDRLVGAVSMGKSVDGFMEHSATAQTLAQPWLNGERSFTDDISRMLSGISTADVQNLTVSALLLKLIGSGGKESAKLQELLETANRLGIGEHSVAGLLPR; this is translated from the coding sequence ATGGACGCTATCGGAATCGGGGCGGGCGTGCTGATCGGCGTCGTCCTGCTCGTCATCCTGATCATCCTGTTCATGGTCAGCAGGCTGTTCCGCAAGATCGAGCAGGGCAAGGCGCTGATCATCTCCAAGGTGCGCAACGTGCACGTCACGTTCACCGGCGCGATCGTGCTGCCGGTGCTGCACCGCGCCGAGGTCATGGACATCTCGGTGAAGACCATCGAGATCAACCGCGCCGGGCACGAGGGCCTGATCTGCAAGGACAACATCCGCGCCGACATCCGCATCACGTTCTTCGTGCGGGTCAACAAGACCGCGGAGGACGTCATCAAGGTCGCGCAGGCCATCGGGACCGCGCGCGCCAGCGACGAGTCGACGCTGCAGGCGTTGTTCAACGCGAAGTTCTCCGAGGCGCTCAAGACCGTGGGCAAGCAGCTCGACTTCGTCGACCTGTACACCAAGCGCGACGAGTTCCGTGACCAGATCATCCGGGTGATCGGTACAGACCTCAACGGGTACAGCCTCGAGGACGCGGCCATCGACTTCCTCGAGCAGACCCCGATGAGCCACCTCGACCCGGCCAACATCCTCGACGCGCAGGGTATCCGCAAGATCACCGAGCTGACCGCGATCGAGCACGTGCGCACCAACGAGTACCAGCGCAACGAGGAGAAGGAGATCACGCGGCAGAACGTCGACGCCCGTGAGCAGATCCTCGAACTGGAGCGCCGCCAGGCCGACGCCGAGGCCAAGCAGAACCGCGAGGTCCAGACGGTCAGGGCCCGTGAGGAAGCCGAGATCACCAAGGTGCAGGCCGAGGAGCGGCTCAAGGCGCACACCGCGAACCTGCGCACCGAGGAGCAGCTCGGCGTCCAGGACGAGAACCGGGCCCGTGAGATCGCCGTCGCCGCCAAGAACAAGGAACGGGTCATCGCGATCGAGACCGAGCGGATCGAGAAGGACCGCCAGCTCGAGGTGATCGCCCGCGAACGCGAGACCGAGCTGTCCCGGATCGGCAAGGACAAGGAACTCGAGGCCGAGAAGCGCGCGATCGCCGAGGTGATCCGCGAGCGGATCGCGGTCGACAAGACCGTCGCCGAGCAGGAGGAGACGATCAAGCGGCTGCGCGCGGTCGAGGAGGCCGAGCGGATGCGCCAGGCACTGGTCATCCAGGCCGAGGCCGAGGCGCAGGAGAAGCTGGTCAAGGACATCAAGGCGGCCGAGGCCGCCGAGCAGGCCGCGAAGTACGACGCCCGCCGCGAGCTCGCGCTCGCCGAGGCCCGCCAGCAGGCCGCGGAACTCGACACCCGCGCCAAGATCCGGCTCGCCGAGGGCGCGCAGGCGCAGGCAGCCGCCGAGGGCCTGGCGAGCGTCCAGGTCAGGGAACGCGACGCGGACGCCATCGAGAAGGTGGGTCGCGCGGAGGCCGTTGTCGAGCGCGAGAAGGCGCTCGCCAAGGCCGAGGCGACCTCGAAGATCGGCCTCGCCGAGGCGGGCGTGGACCGCGAGAAGGCCGTGGCGGTCGCGGAAGCGTTGCGCGAGAAGCTCAAGGGCGAGGCGGAGGGCCTCACCGAGAAGGCCGCCGCGCTCGCCGCGATGAACGACGCGACCCGCGAGCACGAGGAGTTCCGGCTGCGGCTGGAGATGGAGAAGGACATCCGGCTCGCCGGGCTGGACGCGCAGCGCAAGGTCGCCGAGTCGCAGGCCTCGGTCATCGCCGCGGGCCTGGAGAAAGCCGACATCGACATCGTCGGCGGCGACACGATGTTCTTCGACCGCCTGGTCGGCGCGGTCTCGATGGGCAAGAGCGTGGACGGTTTCATGGAGCACTCGGCCACCGCGCAGACGCTGGCCCAGCCGTGGCTCAACGGCGAGCGGAGCTTCACCGACGACATCAGCCGGATGCTCAGCGGGATCAGCACGGCGGACGTGCAGAACCTGACCGTGTCGGCGTTGCTGCTCAAGCTGATCGGCTCCGGCGGCAAGGAGTCGGCCAAGCTGCAGGAACTGCTGGAAACCGCGAACCGGCTCGGCATCGGTGAGCACTCGGTGGCGGGCCTGCTGCCACGATGA
- a CDS encoding DNA repair ATPase, giving the protein MTTVASPISLDEGTYELLRARLAEHATVLAARAEQLNTKRVEVFGGTELRLIGTERIRTENNCVPRDVVSVNGSMLFGYNVFIGLRPETEVDDVFSLHSFVRDGDAFRFDDAALPGLLDDKQFVHDFAELYRYYKETRLLQLRGVDGKLLAIFQTGANATDIKVMRWKTAVDGTVSYEDNRGERDHVFPPSHDFEWTETTRDDHVVGRHPHISIQNEVFIETVGGDLTIKLENNTETGEGIYAEPVAEPLQSLADAAVHYARIGALILLKIQPYKETEWRYLVFNTQTKGVVRLDGIGQACQRLPEDQGIIFPGGYYLLTGAAKTFDTDVASLEFERVIRSTNGEDVLYVFHARAEGRYLLLPYNVIRKEVGTPIPCHGWSLFDDGTLVVFRAVSDEPTRVHPMQVWQTPYLSDTYAAAQETADGPLGRVGNADLVRGISDCLSIARMVGEMAPSTEVFEALIAACDRAFDHYHWLGEQELGDLRAPLSEVRGAAEQVLDEFEGVQALTNQASAALEQSDQDIASLVRKVRGEAPKTADAWVSQLAELRKAQGHLITLKEMRYIDTARIEQLNTLLTEELGTAAQRAVEFLSGDNAFAGYHEEVERIVAQGAAIKTVAEAVPVQERLGDQAEGLELLTQVVSSLDIADATVRTGILSRVGEVLGGINRARATVDGRRRELAASEGRAEFAAEFALLGQAITGALAVADSPRKCDEGLGRLVLQLENLESRFGEFDDFMAELGAKRTDVYEAFSARKQALLDERARRADRLVESAGRILGSVQRRASQLETLDDVNTYFAGDPMVAKLRSVADDLRALGDQVRAEELDGRIKAARQEAGRSLRDRLDLYADGGDTIKLGRHVFAVNTQAMDLTLVPQGDGLAVGITGTDFRDPVVDAEFETTRPFWNQLLVSESPEVYRGEFLATVQLPQGTLDETAALEHVRQVAETRYDEGYERGVHDHDAAKILEAVTRLRAGAGVLRYPPQARAAATIFWAFGPDETAKAAWARRAGSLARARTAFGHMSAIDELAAELTGEITRLLSAQGLESDPLAGEYLFEELSSAPFGFVTSAGARSLVERFRRTLGAQAKTAKEFDDDLRSIDGLAERHQLISAWLTAFLASVGETSPDLPEAIALELCHDVPRHDSSATLDATVDGLLGTHPRITDRKLRFRLDELLARTRRFHTERVPAFRAYQRKRAQLVDVQRRALRFEEYQPKVMSAFVRNGLLDEVYLPLIGDNLAKQLGTAGDSKRTDQMGLLLLISPPGYGKTTLMEYVANRLGLVFVKVNGPALGHAVTSVDPAEAPNATARQEIEKISFALEMGSNVLLYLDDIQHTSPELLQKFISLCDAQRRMEGVWKGRAKTYDLRGKRFAVCMAGNPYTESGQRFRIPDMLANRADVWNLGDVLSGKEDLFALSFVENSLTSNAVLAPLSTRDRADVPKLVRLAKGDPAVRPDQLAHPYSSVELEQVLSVLRKLLTVRKVILANNKAYIASAAQADASRTEPPYQLQGSYRNMNKLAEKIVPAMNDAELAAVVDDHYLAEAQTLTSGAEANLLKLAELRGTLTGEQAKRWSDVKTAFMRERALGGDEENPMSRAVGAVGLLSDQVGQIASAIREK; this is encoded by the coding sequence ATGACCACCGTCGCGTCGCCCATTTCGCTGGACGAAGGCACGTACGAGCTGCTGCGCGCGCGGCTGGCGGAACACGCCACCGTGCTCGCGGCCCGTGCCGAGCAGCTGAACACCAAGCGCGTCGAGGTGTTCGGCGGTACCGAGCTGCGGCTGATCGGCACCGAGCGGATCCGCACGGAGAACAACTGCGTGCCAAGGGACGTCGTGTCGGTCAACGGCTCGATGCTGTTCGGGTACAACGTGTTCATCGGGCTGCGGCCGGAGACCGAGGTCGACGACGTCTTCTCGCTGCACTCGTTCGTGCGTGACGGCGACGCGTTCCGGTTCGACGACGCCGCCCTGCCGGGCCTGCTCGACGACAAGCAGTTCGTGCACGACTTCGCCGAGCTTTACCGGTACTACAAGGAAACGCGGCTGTTGCAGCTGCGCGGGGTCGATGGCAAGCTGCTCGCGATCTTCCAGACCGGCGCGAACGCGACCGACATCAAGGTGATGCGCTGGAAGACCGCCGTCGACGGCACAGTGTCCTATGAGGACAATCGGGGCGAGCGCGACCACGTCTTCCCGCCGTCGCACGACTTCGAGTGGACCGAGACCACCCGCGACGACCACGTCGTCGGCCGCCACCCGCACATCTCGATCCAGAACGAGGTGTTCATCGAGACGGTCGGCGGCGACCTGACCATCAAGCTGGAGAACAACACCGAGACCGGCGAGGGCATCTACGCCGAACCAGTCGCCGAGCCGCTGCAGAGCCTCGCCGACGCCGCCGTGCACTACGCGCGCATCGGTGCGCTGATCCTGCTCAAGATCCAGCCGTACAAGGAAACCGAATGGCGGTACCTGGTCTTCAACACGCAGACCAAGGGTGTGGTGCGGCTGGACGGGATCGGGCAGGCGTGCCAGCGGCTGCCCGAGGACCAGGGCATCATCTTCCCCGGCGGCTACTACCTGCTCACCGGCGCCGCGAAGACGTTCGACACGGACGTGGCCAGCCTGGAGTTCGAGCGGGTGATCCGGTCGACCAACGGCGAGGACGTGCTCTACGTCTTCCACGCCCGCGCCGAGGGCCGCTACCTGCTGCTGCCGTACAACGTGATCCGCAAGGAAGTCGGTACGCCGATCCCGTGCCACGGCTGGTCGTTGTTCGACGACGGCACCCTCGTGGTCTTCCGCGCGGTATCCGACGAACCGACGCGCGTGCACCCGATGCAGGTGTGGCAGACGCCGTACCTGTCCGACACGTACGCCGCCGCGCAGGAGACCGCGGACGGACCGCTCGGCCGGGTCGGCAACGCCGACCTGGTCAGGGGAATCTCCGACTGCCTGTCGATCGCGCGGATGGTCGGCGAGATGGCACCGTCCACAGAGGTCTTCGAAGCCCTGATCGCCGCGTGTGACCGGGCGTTCGACCACTACCACTGGCTCGGTGAGCAGGAACTCGGCGATCTGCGTGCGCCGCTGTCGGAAGTGCGCGGCGCCGCCGAGCAGGTGCTCGACGAGTTCGAAGGCGTGCAGGCCCTCACCAACCAGGCCTCGGCCGCGCTGGAGCAGTCCGATCAGGACATCGCGTCGCTGGTCCGCAAGGTCAGGGGCGAGGCGCCGAAGACAGCCGACGCGTGGGTTTCCCAGCTGGCCGAGCTGCGCAAGGCGCAGGGCCACCTGATCACGTTGAAAGAGATGCGGTACATCGACACCGCCCGCATCGAGCAACTGAACACCTTGCTGACAGAGGAACTGGGTACCGCGGCGCAGCGCGCGGTCGAGTTCCTCAGCGGTGACAACGCTTTCGCGGGATACCACGAGGAAGTCGAACGGATCGTCGCGCAAGGCGCGGCGATCAAGACCGTCGCCGAGGCCGTCCCGGTCCAGGAGCGGCTCGGTGACCAGGCCGAAGGCCTCGAACTGCTCACCCAGGTGGTCAGCTCGCTGGACATCGCCGACGCCACGGTCCGGACCGGGATCCTGTCCCGCGTCGGCGAGGTGCTCGGCGGCATCAACCGGGCACGGGCCACTGTGGACGGACGGCGTCGTGAACTCGCCGCCAGCGAGGGACGTGCCGAGTTCGCGGCCGAGTTCGCGCTGCTCGGCCAGGCGATCACGGGCGCGCTCGCGGTCGCCGACAGCCCGCGCAAGTGCGACGAGGGCCTCGGCAGGCTGGTGCTGCAGCTGGAGAACCTGGAGTCGCGTTTCGGCGAGTTCGACGACTTCATGGCCGAACTCGGCGCCAAGCGCACGGATGTCTACGAGGCGTTCTCCGCGCGCAAGCAGGCGTTGCTGGACGAGCGGGCGCGCCGCGCGGACCGGCTGGTCGAGTCGGCAGGCCGGATCCTGGGCAGCGTGCAGCGGCGGGCGAGCCAGCTGGAGACGCTCGACGACGTCAACACCTACTTCGCGGGCGACCCGATGGTGGCCAAGCTGCGCTCGGTCGCCGACGACCTGCGCGCGCTGGGCGACCAGGTCCGCGCGGAGGAACTGGACGGCCGGATCAAGGCCGCCCGCCAGGAAGCGGGCCGTTCGCTGCGTGACCGGCTCGACCTGTACGCCGACGGCGGCGACACGATCAAGCTGGGCAGGCACGTGTTCGCGGTGAACACGCAGGCCATGGACCTGACCTTGGTGCCGCAGGGCGACGGCCTCGCGGTCGGGATCACCGGCACGGACTTCCGCGACCCGGTCGTGGACGCCGAGTTCGAGACCACCCGCCCGTTCTGGAACCAGCTGCTGGTGTCCGAGTCGCCGGAGGTCTACCGCGGCGAGTTCCTCGCCACAGTCCAGCTCCCGCAGGGAACTCTGGACGAGACGGCGGCGCTGGAGCACGTGCGCCAGGTCGCCGAGACGCGCTACGACGAGGGCTACGAGCGCGGTGTGCACGACCACGACGCGGCCAAGATCCTCGAAGCCGTGACCCGGTTGCGTGCGGGCGCCGGTGTTCTGCGGTACCCGCCGCAGGCGCGTGCGGCGGCGACCATCTTCTGGGCGTTCGGCCCCGACGAGACGGCGAAAGCCGCGTGGGCCCGCCGTGCGGGTTCGCTGGCCCGCGCTCGCACAGCGTTCGGGCACATGTCCGCGATCGACGAGCTGGCAGCCGAACTCACCGGTGAGATCACGCGGTTGCTGTCCGCACAGGGTCTCGAGTCGGATCCGCTGGCGGGGGAGTACCTGTTCGAGGAGCTCTCCAGCGCGCCTTTCGGGTTCGTCACCAGCGCGGGAGCCCGCTCGCTCGTCGAGCGCTTCCGCCGGACCTTGGGCGCGCAGGCCAAGACAGCCAAGGAGTTCGACGACGACCTGCGCTCGATCGACGGGCTGGCCGAACGCCACCAGCTGATCTCCGCGTGGCTCACGGCGTTCCTCGCCAGCGTCGGCGAGACCAGCCCGGACCTGCCGGAGGCGATCGCTCTCGAACTGTGCCACGACGTGCCGCGGCACGACTCGTCGGCGACGCTGGACGCGACGGTCGACGGCCTGCTGGGCACCCACCCGAGGATCACGGACCGCAAGCTGCGCTTCCGGCTGGACGAACTGCTCGCCCGGACGCGGCGGTTCCACACCGAACGCGTCCCGGCTTTCCGCGCGTACCAGCGCAAGCGCGCCCAACTGGTGGACGTGCAGCGGCGGGCGCTGCGGTTCGAGGAGTACCAGCCGAAGGTGATGAGCGCGTTCGTGCGCAACGGCCTGCTCGACGAGGTCTACCTGCCGCTGATCGGCGACAACCTGGCCAAGCAATTGGGCACGGCCGGTGACTCGAAACGCACCGACCAGATGGGCCTGCTCCTGCTGATCTCCCCGCCGGGTTACGGGAAGACCACGCTGATGGAGTACGTGGCCAACCGGCTGGGCCTGGTCTTCGTGAAGGTCAACGGGCCGGCGCTGGGGCACGCGGTGACCTCGGTCGACCCGGCGGAGGCCCCGAACGCGACGGCCCGCCAGGAGATCGAGAAGATCTCGTTCGCGCTGGAGATGGGCAGCAACGTCCTGCTGTACCTGGACGACATCCAGCACACGTCGCCGGAGCTGCTGCAGAAGTTCATCTCGCTGTGCGACGCGCAGCGCCGGATGGAAGGCGTCTGGAAGGGCCGGGCGAAGACCTACGACCTGCGCGGCAAGCGGTTCGCGGTCTGCATGGCAGGCAACCCGTACACCGAGTCGGGCCAGCGGTTCCGCATCCCCGACATGCTCGCCAACCGCGCGGACGTGTGGAACCTCGGTGACGTGCTGTCGGGCAAGGAGGATCTGTTCGCGCTGAGCTTCGTCGAGAACTCGCTGACGTCCAACGCGGTGCTGGCCCCGCTGTCCACACGGGACAGGGCGGACGTGCCGAAGCTGGTGCGCCTGGCCAAGGGCGACCCGGCTGTGCGGCCGGACCAGCTGGCGCACCCGTACTCGTCGGTCGAGCTGGAGCAGGTCCTGTCGGTGCTGCGCAAGCTGCTGACCGTGCGGAAGGTGATCCTGGCCAACAACAAGGCGTACATCGCCTCGGCGGCACAGGCGGACGCGTCCCGCACCGAGCCGCCGTACCAGCTGCAGGGCTCGTACCGGAACATGAACAAGCTGGCCGAGAAGATCGTCCCGGCGATGAACGACGCGGAGCTGGCGGCCGTGGTCGACGACCACTACCTGGCCGAGGCCCAGACGCTGACCTCCGGGGCCGAGGCGAACCTGCTCAAGCTCGCCGAACTGCGCGGCACGCTCACCGGCGAGCAGGCCAAGCGGTGGTCCGACGTGAAAACGGCGTTCATGCGGGAGCGGGCGTTGGGCGGCGACGAGGAGAACCCGATGAGCCGCGCGGTCGGCGCCGTCGGCCTGCTCTCCGACCAGGTCGGCCAGATCGCGTCAGCCATCAGGGAGAAGTGA